Part of the Candoia aspera isolate rCanAsp1 chromosome 1, rCanAsp1.hap2, whole genome shotgun sequence genome, CCCAGAGTTactttcatgagatgggcaactatatatgagtccctccttgggagggagatgggcggtgataaagtttgataaatataaataaataaataagcaagcttcTTTATTGTTGCCAGCAAAACTGTATGGAATTATCCCTGAAGTTCCAGGAACTGAATGTGACTTCAGGAAACTGTATGGTTATCACATAATTAGTGTGTCAAGGAAGTTGAATAACTTTGGCTCTGGAGGGCTGGCTGTAAATGAAAGATGGAAGGCCAGAGAGAAGAGTGCACTAACTAACCAAGGCAAAAGATGTCCAAGAATCAGGATTTTCTGCTGAAGGAATAAAGGGAAGAAATGTGTATTTGTACCCCTTGGCTGCAGACAGTGCAACCCTGAGCTGGGAGCCATGCTTACATCTCTTGATATACGTTGGTGGGTTCTTGCAGCCAAACGGCAACAGGGATTTAGCATCTGAAGCAGCGTGACTGAGAGGGAAAGGAAAGGCCCTGTTAGTCTAAGCAGAAATAATGTTTCTGCCAGATACAGTGTTAAAAAGCTTATTTTCCCCCTCAAATAAGAATCTTTATGCAGTGGGAAGGCTCCTTCAGCCAAACGATGGCATTCTTTCTCACCTCATAAAAACAAACTGTTCTGGCCTGCCTAGTGATTACCGAACCTTGCTTTAgctctttcttcattttatcaGTCATCAGCACACTATTTTATTTCATGCTTTTTTTGGCAAGGTTGGGTCTGAATGGAGAAAGGAGCAGCACTAGAAAGAAAGGGAATCTAACTGTTAAGTTTGCAAGTTCCTGAATACAGATGCTGTACTTATTTCCAAGCAGTCCCGTTGTTTCCTATTGGAAGTTCTGCTGAATTCAGAGAGTTTGGTGTAACAACTATATCCATTTGTCAAAAAGGCCAGTCAATGAAAAGTGTGATAGTGATGCAAAAAACAACAGTGCAAATAATGTTCACTTTCAGCCTTCCACAGCTGTTACAGAAGAGGCAGATCTGAGTAGGCTTTTATGCTTAGTTATAAATTATCCTGATTTACTAAACAGACTATTTTACCTTTGATTAGGTAATCTTGAATGGTCCAGTAGAATACGGAGTTGTGTGATATATTGGCTAATCCTTTTTCAGCTCTTCCAAATTAAGATTTTTGTGGGGCTAGTGGATGGTAGCATTACTGTTCAGTACTTCTGTGAGCAGCAGCTGTCTTTTGTCTCTTTATCCAGTTCACTCGCGGCCAGTCACACGGGCCCAGTacagtgaggaggaggaagattttcATGACGGTGGGAAGTTCGTGCAGGATGACTGGAGGAAAGATGCTAGGGATGAGTATTCGCTGCCTTCTTATAGGTCCAGCAGCCATGTCACAGAGGAGGAGGGTTACTATTCCAAAAGCAGCACTGAACTGTCTTCACGGAACCGGGACTACGGCCAGCTGTCTTCCTATGAACAAGACTACGGCCATTCATCTTCAGTGGAAAGGGAGTATGCTGGCCCATCTTCCCGGGATCGGAACTATGGCCACTCTGCCTCACGGGAACGGGAATATGGCCGTGCTCCTGTTCGAGAACCCTCCAGACGCCGTGATGCTGACTATGACTCACCAGAACTGTTGGGCGATTTCAGTTCACCAGGGCTTTTGGAAGAGGATTATAGGACTGCCTGTAGTCAGAATTATGACCTGGAGCATAGTCTTGAGACTGAGAGAGAATTCAGCCCTTCTTTGAACATTGGGAGGGGGAGAAGTCCCCGAGGGAAACATGGCATGGCAACTCAAGGCATGGCCAGAAGTAAGGAGGAGTTGGCGGCTCGTCTCAAGAAATGGGCCGCTAAAACCTTGTCCCCAGCAGATGATCTTCTGTTAAATCCTGTGGATCACTCCAAGCAGAAAACTGTACCTTCTCCTCGCCCCCAACATAACCAAAGGCCCGGTCTGGCCTCTCAAAGGGGGCTACAGCAAGAGGGAAATCTGAAATCTACAGGGTACGCCCGGATCAAAGAACCAGACTTGGAACTTGTAGATCCTTCTGATATTTTTGCAAATTTTGGGGTTGAAATAATCAAATGGGCTGGCTTCCATGAAATTAAGAGAGACCCAGAGTATTCAGAACTTTTCCGGGTGCTCTTCACACTGGAGACAGAGACCTGTGCCAAAATGCTGGCATCCTTTAAGTGTTTGCTGAAAGCTGAGCACCAAGACTTCTGTATGACCAGTGTCAAGACGCTGCAACATGCAGCTCTGAGAACACCAAAAGTGGACAGCCAGTTTCTGAATTTGCTGTTGGAGAAAAGGGTGATGGTGACCAAGAATTGTTTTTTTGAGGTCATTAAGCCTTTTGATCGGTATGTGATGCGACTCCAGGACTACCTGCTCAGGAGCACCACACCTCTGCTGATGGCCTGTAACGCCTATGAGCTCAGCATCAAAACTAATAGCTTCAGTGACTTAAGGCAGatggctgctgcttttgaaacTACCATTTCCCTCTGCCGCAAATCCTTGGCCCTTTTGGGGCAAACCTTCGCCCTGGCCTCTGCTTTCAGGCAGGAAAAGATCTTGGAGGCCCTAAGCATCCAGGAATTGGCCCCTCCTCCTACCTTGTTTCCCAATTTTGATACTTCTGCCTTGTTTGGAAGAGAATATATAGAAAATTTGCAAAGTTGGTTGGAGAAAAGTGGCTGCCAGATGCAGTTAAAGAGACCAGCTGCCAGTCCTCCGGCTCAGGGTCAGTGGAATGTCATGGAAATCAGACCTAAAATTAAGAATGAAGAGGCCTTTTTAGTGTATGTCCCAGAGCAATCAGGAGCGATGTTCTGTCTTTCATTTTATCTCTATGAAATAGACTGGGTTGAGGGAGAGAGGCTATCTCAAAATTTCATTCTGAGTTGAAATTTGAACTCAGATCCTCTTTACCTGCAATGTAACCCTTTCATCCTTGAACTTTATTTTGGCTATATAATAGTAGTTGCAGCTATTCTCAGTTCAAGATACGTTGTCATTTTATTGGGATGGTTTTACTTGCATGCAAGTTGTAAAAAGGAAGGTTTGGGTTTTAAGATAAGTGTGTTGCACCTGGTATTTTTTAGAAGAGGCTATTTATCTGATTGGTTCTAATGCCcacttttcacatttttaaagttttaaggcAAATTCAGAAGTGCTCATCCAGAAACAGAtgtgtgtttattttaattttttttaaaacctgcttCTCCCATACAAaaggcttaaaaataaaaatatctcattCAGATTCTTAAAATTATAGATTGATTTGGAAGGTTAAACAGAAAGAGGAGTTCTACTGATAGATTTCTGGATTGCAGTGTATTATTTAATAGGATTACCTCTCCCCACCTCAGTTAAGTTCTTTGAATTACTGTAAGTTCGttagttttttatttatatgtttatttagatCATCGTAGCATAACTGTAAAACCTGAATCTAACAATCCATAGGAAGAGGGATGTAATTTAAAACCAAATGTTGGCTAAATCTGAATTTACGAAAAAAATAGGGCAGCTGAATACTTATGCAATTGATACAAATGTAATTTTATCAGCTCTCTGGGCTGCTTTGGAAACAGTGGATTTTGTCCATCTGCAGGGTAATTTTATCCATTGCCTCTGAAGTCCTCTGAATGGCAGTCTGGAATAATCAAGGTTTTAAGAGTGTTGTCATTTGGGTGCATTCCGTTAACCTGCTTTTCCCCCAGACCCCCTCATTTTGCATCTGTTTGCACTTGTGAGCCTGTGCTTTTCCCCTGCCTCTAATTGGTGATCTTAATGTTCTAATATGTTGTAACCTCCTGATTTAGTAGACCCTCCAACACTAGTCTGTCTTTTGAACGAGGCAGGGGGAAGTGCGCTGTGAAATCCCAAGCAGGTATGTTGAGTAGGTGGAGCAGACTCCACTTCATCCCAGTTCCCAAAAAAGTTTATTACATAGTCTTTAAATAAAGGACTTGGCAAAATCTGACTATGCATAATGGAAGGAAACCATTGCTTAAGAACAAACCACCTTCTTTGAACAAGAAATATAGTAGCCAGTCTCTATGTACTGGAAGTAGATTGTCAGCTGACAAAATGCGAGGGGAGGTCTGGAAAAATGATGTAACGAACAGAAGGTAGTAAGCCTATTGTTAAGGAATATCTCCTCCTGCCCCCCCACCAAAGGCATTTCAAAATGCAATTATAGGTTGGTTTCTCTTAACTTGCTTATTGAATGCAACACTCAGTAAGCAGATTTGTTGATTATGCTATCCAGGAGTCTGTACTGAAGAATGTATAAATAGTTGGATTTATAAAAAAGCTACTAAGTGATTAGTCTGGGAACATTCTAAATAAAGTTTTTGAGGTCTCTGGTAAGTGCAAATGGTAACAGGTATATATTGGGGCTGTGGCCCGTGGCACGAAGTAAAACTCTTCAGTGCGCTCACAGCCCACAGAGTTTGTGGTACAGAATTAAACTGAACACATAAACAGACTTGTGCCCATTACCAGTGATAATGGTGATGAACATAGACTTTTTGGAATTGTCTGATAAGTTTACTTGCAGGAAGACATCAAGTTGCTACGTTCATTGTTATTGTGACTTctaattgtttttttcttgtttgataCTTGTTCTTTGTTTGCATAGCCCTGCAGCGTGCTGATAGGAAAGTTGTTGAGACGATTGAAAAACTAGTGAATGCGATGGTTTCTGGCATGTTAACAGGGAAAGAGAAGGCTGAACTGGGACACAACCCGGAGTATTGGTACTTATCTTACTTGTTTCTTGTCTTTGGATCATTCAAGGAGCTTGGAGGCAATATCTGGCCCCAATTTTTTCATATCTTTGTGATGGTTCTATAAGGTAAGTTAGAAAATGATTGGTTTGAGATGTCTTATTCTGTTCAGGAACCCACTGAAACCTGAATGTgcttaaataagcaaataaataggGCTGGATTTAGGACCTAGATCAGGCATGGTTTTCAGCTGAGGACTTTCATCTTATTTACACCAGATTGCCCATCCCAAGCTTCATCCCCTTCCTTAAAACAGCCTTAAAATACTTCTGGAGCACTTTTGTACAGCATACTTCATTATAGCTTATGTGGCCACCCAGTGAAAGTGCTATAGCTGGGGAGCAGGAGAGTCATGGCTGAAGAGTGACTGTGCTCTGTGGCCGTGTCTGTGTCTGGCATCGTTTTCCTGGAGGATTAGTGGCTGCTAAATATTCCCCTGGGTCCAGACAAATGCTAAGCCACAACTGGTGGCTTGTCTTCTTACACAATGTAGGTTAGCATGTTGCACGTCGGTAGTCTCTGTCTCTTCCTCTCCTACTCTGTGTGCTGCCTGCGCTGTTAAGGAGACTGGCATCAGGGAGATGAGGCCCCTGCTCCCAAAGGGTGCTTTCTGGAGGTGTCCTCTTGGGGAGGGCTAGTTGACCTGCCTGCAGTCCATGGCTGAAGGGGCTGCTCTCTGTCTCAAGTGGCAAGTTCCTCCTTTTGGGGGTTACAAATTCTGATTGTTACTTGAGCTTGGAATTACAGATTACACTGTCTTCCCTTGCTTGTGAAAAGTAAGAAGGGTTGGGGCCACTCATACCTCCAAGGGGAGAGAGTTCCATAACATGCGGGCTACCACAGAATAGGTTTTGTTCATACCCATGTCTCTCGCAAGGAATGGGGACTCAGTTGGCTTCAGATGGAATCAGTTTGTTTTCAAGGTATCTCaaccacttttttcttcttctttgaattATTCTTAGCATACACAGTAAACACCAGTCCATACAAAACTCACTTATACATACCAAAGGTTACTGCCTGATTTTCACTTTCTTCCAAGCTGAGGCATGACAAAGGAGTATGCAGCCCTTCCCCTCAAAACCTCCCAAGTCTCTTCCGCCACAACCACCACTTAGGAGAGCGGAGAGAGCGCCCTTTGCTCTTAAGATATATCTCAGTTGCTTACTTGTGTGCAAGTCAAGACGTGAAGCGATGGCCATAATTGTCAGAGGTGCATAAAAAGCTCTGCCACAGTGTCTCGTGCAGCTTGTAGGAGAAAGGGGTTTACATAGTTGTTGTTCACCTGCCTTTCATACTACGTATGAGCAGGTGGTAGAGCCAGTATTGTTGGCCATCCAGGTCTGCATTCGAGCCTCTAAGCAGGAATGAACAGTCAGTGCAAGCAACCGGTAGTTCTTAGCTTAATTTCAAAAGTATTTacatgctacaggtagtcctcgcttaacaaccacagttgggactggaattttggttgctaagtgaagcggtcattgaatccgacctgattttccaacttttttgcggcggttgctaagcgaatcgcGATGGGGGTTAAGCAAAccaggtggttgttaagcaaaccatgtggttccccattgattttgctggccagaagccagccaggaaggtcaaaaatggcgaccatgtgactgtgggacgctgcgacagtcataaatgcgaactggttgccaagcatccaaatcatcatcacatgaccatggggacgctgcagtgtaagtaccagttgtaagtcgttttttcagcactgttgtaagtccgaactgtcactaaatggatggttgttaagtgaggatgacCTGTATTAGCTCAGGCTTTGGAAGAGCAGTCTGCCTTCCCCAGCAGCCTGTGAAGCAGGGGAGAAATAGAAAAGGTGTAGCAAGAGGAAGAACCAGGGTTCTGTTTGTAGCTGTCTTTGTCCAAATTATCTCTGAGTGAAGGTCCCTGATAGAATAAGGGGATAGTTCCCATCTCCTCTCTTGCCACCAGTGTTGATTAAGCCATCTTTTCCTCATAAAACAGGTTTCTTCACGAAGAGGGAAGCCTGGAATACAAGTATTATAAGCTGAAGCTGGGTGAGATGGAGCGGCTTCTGTCTGCAGCAAAGGAGGAAGCCAAAGACAGGAAGACCTCTGAGCAGCAAATCTCAGAAGCAGTGAGGATCCTTTTGTACAGAAGGAAAGTAGCCAGTATCAAGAAGAAGCTCTTCCAGAGGAGGCGGCCTGGGATCCTGCAGAGGGCCGCGAGAGCCCGGAAAGGGAAGAAGTCCACCATTGGGACCCAGACGCTCTTGTCTGCCGGGTCGCTGCTGAAGCAGCAGCCACCACGCACACAGATTTCCAGTTCCAGCAGTGACAGACCCAGCAGTGATCAGGCAACGACGCCGTCCCTAAAAGACACTTCAGGCAAAACGGACTCACGGAGGCTTTCAGAAAACCCCCAGTCTCTGATGAGCCAGTTCCCTGACGGTAGGTGAAACCAAAGAGGAGGCAGTGCTCTTAGGAAATGCCACAAACAACTCAGGTGACTTTTCTGTCTAGCCCAGAGGGATCCTGCCTGAGGTCTCAGGGTTATGTGCAGCTGCCAGAAGCCCTCAGTGTGGCCCCCAGAAGTTCTTaaaaattgccatttttaatGTGAGAAAACTGTGAAATAAAATGTTTGCTTACCTAGAGAAGCAGGAGATGAACTGAATAAAAAATGGATGGGGAGTTTGATTTTAATTAAAGACCACTGTAAATGCTTCAAAATTTAGATTGTATCTGCTGTATAGAATGCAGCCCCTGATAAAAGGACAAGATTATCTGTCCATCCTCACCTTCTGTTTGCTTCAGCTGGGTGTACTGGGGGTTGAACGTGGAACCTTCTGCACCCAGAACAAGGAAGCCCTGGTTGCATTTCTGCATCTGCTGTGGGCAGCCCTGTCAGAACCCCTTTTGCAGCTCCCAGAGCACCCCTTTAATTTGCAGAGCCCAAATTGCCTGTTTTCCAAGGTCAGGTTAAGAAGACCAAACTCCCATATAAGCGAGCTGGGTTTTGCCGTAGGGGATGTCCAGGGCTTCACCGATGTTTCTGAAAGGGCATTCCATGAAAGACCAGTATTCCACAAGCAGCTTGCATCCAGATTGGTATTGTGGAAGGAGTCATTTGGGCCTACAGGAATCCGAAAGGAGCATTTCCAGCAAATGACTCTCTAACCTCCACTTGAAAAGGAGAGCCCACCCCATCTGTTTTTCTGTCAAGCTGCTATTATTAggaagcctttttaaaaacatttaatcgtaatttgcctt contains:
- the SUGP2 gene encoding SURP and G-patch domain-containing protein 2 isoform X3; translated protein: MASRRMTRESFDAIMQVKAKRYRLDRSDPIDEALHQLRVHSRPVTRAQYSEEEEDFHDGGKFVQDDWRKDARDEYSLPSYRSSSHVTEEEGYYSKSSTELSSRNRDYGQLSSYEQDYGHSSSVEREYAGPSSRDRNYGHSASREREYGRAPVREPSRRRDADYDSPELLGDFSSPGLLEEDYRTACSQNYDLEHSLETEREFSPSLNIGRGRSPRGKHGMATQGMARSKEELAARLKKWAAKTLSPADDLLLNPVDHSKQKTVPSPRPQHNQRPGLASQRGLQQEGNLKSTGYARIKEPDLELVDPSDIFANFGVEIIKWAGFHEIKRDPEYSELFRVLFTLETETCAKMLASFKCLLKAEHQDFCMTSVKTLQHAALRTPKVDSQFLNLLLEKRVMVTKNCFFEVIKPFDRYVMRLQDYLLRSTTPLLMACNAYELSIKTNSFSDLRQMAAAFETTISLCRKSLALLGQTFALASAFRQEKILEALSIQELAPPPTLFPNFDTSALFGREYIENLQSWLEKSGCQMQLKRPAASPPAQALQRADRKVVETIEKLVNAMVSGMLTGKEKAELGHNPEYWFLHEEGSLEYKYYKLKLGEMERLLSAAKEEAKDRKTSEQQISEAVRILLYRRKVASIKKKLFQRRRPGILQRAARARKGKKSTIGTQTLLSAGSLLKQQPPRTQISSSSSDRPSSDQATTPSLKDTSGKTDSRRLSENPQSLMSQFPDVDPKVMVTAQKLAEFVAEVGPEIEQFSIDNSADNPDLSFLQDPESSAFKFYRMKVRELCPSINFSAGQESADFHESPEPRESEWGNLEEEEEEEEEEEEEEETPQAELEAEEDDEEEEAAVPAEEPGEALLEEGLVKVEYSKTDQAGQTSSAIPGAISEAPAQAPVHGAPFGRKRISSKSLKVGLIPASKRVCLIDEPKVHDPVRISYDRPRGYPAYKNKKGLYLGRGGLGCFREEQRGYLCYVPSENDPDVLSEKSQ
- the SUGP2 gene encoding SURP and G-patch domain-containing protein 2 isoform X1 translates to MASRRMTRESFDAIMQVKAKRYRLDRSDPIDEALHQLRVHSRPVTRAQYSEEEEDFHDGGKFVQDDWRKDARDEYSLPSYRSSSHVTEEEGYYSKSSTELSSRNRDYGQLSSYEQDYGHSSSVEREYAGPSSRDRNYGHSASREREYGRAPVREPSRRRDADYDSPELLGDFSSPGLLEEDYRTACSQNYDLEHSLETEREFSPSLNIGRGRSPRGKHGMATQGMARSKEELAARLKKWAAKTLSPADDLLLNPVDHSKQKTVPSPRPQHNQRPGLASQRGLQQEGNLKSTGYARIKEPDLELVDPSDIFANFGVEIIKWAGFHEIKRDPEYSELFRVLFTLETETCAKMLASFKCLLKAEHQDFCMTSVKTLQHAALRTPKVDSQFLNLLLEKRVMVTKNCFFEVIKPFDRYVMRLQDYLLRSTTPLLMACNAYELSIKTNSFSDLRQMAAAFETTISLCRKSLALLGQTFALASAFRQEKILEALSIQELAPPPTLFPNFDTSALFGREYIENLQSWLEKSGCQMQLKRPAASPPAQALQRADRKVVETIEKLVNAMVSGMLTGKEKAELGHNPEYWFLHEEGSLEYKYYKLKLGEMERLLSAAKEEAKDRKTSEQQISEAVRILLYRRKVASIKKKLFQRRRPGILQRAARARKGKKSTIGTQTLLSAGSLLKQQPPRTQISSSSSDRPSSDQATTPSLKDTSGKTDSRRLSENPQSLMSQFPDVDPKVMVTAQKLAEFVAEVGPEIEQFSIDNSADNPDLSFLQDPESSAFKFYRMKVRELCPSINFSAGQESADFHESPEPRESEWGNLEEEEEEEEEEEEEEETPQAELEAEEDDEEEEAAVPAEEPGEALLEEGLVKVEYSKTDQAGQTSSAIPGAISEAPAQAPVHGAPFGRKRISSKSLKVGLIPASKRVCLIDEPKVHDPVRISYDRPRGYPAYKNKKQQKTKDMEFYNKRLNEKNIGFQILQKMGWKEGRGLGLHGKGIKEPVKVGSTSAGEGLGVSGKNKEDTFATFRQRMIQMYYLKRANK
- the SUGP2 gene encoding SURP and G-patch domain-containing protein 2 isoform X2, which codes for MASRRMTRESFDAIMQVKAKRYRLDRSDPIDEALHQLRVHSRPVTRAQYSEEEEDFHDGGKFVQDDWRKDARDEYSLPSYRSSSHVTEEEGYYSKSSTELSSRNRDYGQLSSYEQDYGHSSSVEREYAGPSSRDRNYGHSASREREYGRAPVREPSRRRDADYDSPELLGDFSSPGLLEEDYRTACSQNYDLEHSLETEREFSPSLNIGRGRSPRGKHGMATQGMARSKEELAARLKKWAAKTLSPADDLLLNPVDHSKQKTVPSPRPQHNQRPGLASQRGLQQEGNLKSTGYARIKEPDLELVDPSDIFANFGVEIIKWAGFHEIKRDPEYSELFRVLFTLETETCAKMLASFKCLLKAEHQDFCMTSVKTLQHAALRTPKVDSQFLNLLLEKRVMVTKNCFFEVIKPFDRYVMRLQDYLLRSTTPLLMACNAYELSIKTNSFSDLRQMAAAFETTISLCRKSLALLGQTFALASAFRQEKILEALSIQELAPPPTLFPNFDTSALFGREYIENLQSWLEKSGCQMQLKRPAASPPAQALQRADRKVVETIEKLVNAMVSGMLTGKEKAELGHNPEYWFLHEEGSLEYKYYKLKLGEMERLLSAAKEEAKDRKTSEQQISEAVRILLYRRKVASIKKKLFQRRRPGILQRAARARKGKKSTIGTQTLLSAGSLLKQQPPRTQISSSSSDRPSSDQATTPSLKDTSGKTDSRRLSENPQSLMSQFPDVDPKVMVTAQKLAEFVAEVGPEIEQFSIDNSADNPDLSFLQDPESSAFKFYRMKVRELCPSINFSAGQESADFHESPEPRESEWGNLEEEEEEEEEEEEEEETPQAELEAEEDDEEEEAAVPAEEPGEALLEEGLVKVEYSKTDQAGQTSSAIPGAISEAPAQAPVHGAPFGRKRISSKSLKVGLIPASKRVCLIDEPKVHDPVRISYDRPRGYPAYKNKKKTKDMEFYNKRLNEKNIGFQILQKMGWKEGRGLGLHGKGIKEPVKVGSTSAGEGLGVSGKNKEDTFATFRQRMIQMYYLKRANK